The Fragaria vesca subsp. vesca linkage group LG2, FraVesHawaii_1.0, whole genome shotgun sequence genome includes a window with the following:
- the LOC101309301 gene encoding inositol-tetrakisphosphate 1-kinase 2-like: MRVNGETEIEGENRNTKEIEEIGEMGSIVGAEFAQPPVKLVVGYALTSKKKKSFLQPKLIGLARNKGISFIAIDPNQTLSDQGPFDVVLHKLPGREWCEVIEDYRQKHPEVTVLDPPNAVQHLHNRQSMLQDVADLNLSDSHGMVCVPKQLTITKDTLSIPNEVAKAGLKLPLVVKPLLVDGSAKSHELSLAYDQCSLSELEPPLVLQEFVNHGGVLFKIYIVGEAIKVVRRFSLPNISKRDLEKLAGVFRFPRVSCAAASADDADLDPSIAELPERPLLERLARELRQRLGLRLFNVDMIREYGTKDVYYVIDINYFPGYGKMPEYEHIFTDFLLSLLQSKYKKRPAT, encoded by the exons ATGAGGGTGAATGGAGAGACTGAGATTGAAGGTGAGAACAGGAACACCAAGGAAATTGAAGAAATCGGAGAAATGGGTTCGATTGTTGGAGCTGAGTTTGCTCAGCCTCCTGTAAAGCTTGTAGTTGGGTACGCTTTGACATCAAAGAAGAAGAAGAGCTTCTTGCAGCCTAAGCTTATTGGATTGGCTCG GAATAAGGGTATATCCTTCATTGCAATTGATCCAAATCAGACACTTTCAGATCAAGGTCCGTTTGATGTTGTTCTGCATAAG TTGCCGGGAAGAGAATGGTGCGAGGTTATAGAG GATTACAGGCAAAAACATCCAGAAGTTACTGTTCTTGATCCGCCAAATGCAGTACAACATCTGCACAATCGCCAGTCCATGCTTCAAGATGTGGCAGATCTAAACTTGTCTGACTCCCATG GAATGGTTTGTGTTCCAAAACAATTGACCATCACAAAAGATACATTATCTATTCCAAATGAAGTAGCTAAAGCTGGGCTAAAATTGCCTCTAG TTGTTAAACCACTATTGGTGGATGGTAGCGCCAAGTCACATGAACTGTCTCTTGCTTATGACCAATGCTCCCTCTCAGAACTTGAACCTCCTCTGGTCCTGCAGGAGTTTGTAAATCATG GTGGTGTCCTGTTTAAAATATATATTGTCGGGGAAGCCATAAAGGTTGTAAGGCGTTTCTCTCTCCCTAATATCAGTAAACGTGATCTAGAAAAACTTGCTGGTGTTTTCCGTTTCCCAAGGGTTTCATGTGCGGCAGCTTCAGCAGATGATGCAGACCTGGACCCTAGTATTGCTG AACTACCTGAACGACCTTTACTAGAGAGGCTTGCAAGGGAGCTTCGTCAACGATTG GGACTCCGGCTATTCAATGTAGATATGATCCGAGAGTACGGGACAAAGGATGTCTATTATGTCATCGACATCAACTACTTTCCTG GGTACGGGAAAATGCCGGAGTATGAACACATATTTACAGATTTTCTACTAAGCCTTCTGCAGAGCAAGTACAAGAAGAGACCTGCTACTTAA
- the LOC101310779 gene encoding pyruvate kinase isozyme A, chloroplastic-like, with protein sequence MAVSSSHSIRTCFQIKPKSQRFGLEKRVFGLPVLQHGVVCVGKKLRAKVGAKVEAVQVGLEGPETLTDLKGLGRALGLDVVSEMELREKGFLGLRKTKLVCTIGPACDSLEDLEKLVLGGMNVARLNMCHNTREWHRDVIRKIKKLNEEKGYSVSIMIDTEGSQIHVVDHGEPTSLKVQEDSIWLFTPEKFEGSLPFTVQAKYEGFSEGIKVGDELLIDGGMARFKVIERIGSDLRCQCIDSGLFLPCAKFSFWRDGKLVERNQELPTLSTKDWSDIEFGISEGVDFIAMSFVNDAESVRHLKDYLTIKSLKSIRVLAKIESLEALQKLEEIIEASDGVMIARVDLGVEIPLEQIPTVQEEITQMCRQLNKPVIVASQLLESMTEYPTPTRAEVADVSEAVRQYADALMLAGESAIGLFGQKALSVLQMTSSRMETWSRVENRQDLLQLRQLGVSLPDRIAEQICNSAVGMANNLAVDAIFVYTKHGHMASLLSRNRPNPPIFAFTNDESTKMALNLQWGVTPLLVHLSDDMESNISSTINLIKSKGLVKDGDTVLVVSDVTPTRSTPMAVQSIQVPEIAKTSPNLFTDGHPT encoded by the exons ATGGCTGTCTCATCTAGCCATTCGATTCGTACGTGTTTTCAGATCAAACCCAAGAGCCAACGTTTTGGTTTGGAGAAGAGGGTGTTTGGATTACCAGTTTTGCAACATGGGGTTGTTTGTGTTGGGAAGAAACTCAGGGCTAAAGTTGGGGCTAAAGTTGAGGCAGTACAAGTGGGTTTGGAGGGGCCGGAGACTTTGACTGATCTCAAGGGTTTAGGGAGGGCTTTGGGGCTTGATGTGGTATCGGAGATGGAGCTGAGGGAGAAGGGTTTCTTGGGGTTGAGGAAGACTAAGCTTGTGTGCACAATTGGGCCGGCGTGTGATTCTTTGGAGGATTTGGAGAAATTGGTGTTGGGTGGGATGAATGTGGCGAGGCTCAATATGTGTCACAATACTAGGGAGTGGCATCGTGATGTGATTCGGAAGATTAAGAAGTTGAATGAGGAAAAGGGGTATTCGGTTTCGATCATGATTGATACTGAAGGGAGTCAGATTCATGTTGTTGATCATGGAGAGCCAACCTCTCTCAAAGTTCAG GAGGATTCAATTTGGCTATTCACCCCTGAAAAATTTGAGGGTTCTCTTCCATTCACAGTTCAAGCAAAGTATGAAGGTTTTTCTGAAG GCATTAAAGTGGGTGATGAACTTCTCATTGATGGTGGAATGGCCCGCTTTAAAGTCATTGAAAGGATTGGAAGTGATCTACGTTGCCAATGCATAGACTCCGGTTTGTTCTTGCCTTGTGCAAAGTTCAGCTTTTGGAGAGATGGGAAACTTGTGGAGAGGAACCAAGAGCTCCCTACTCTGTCAACAAAG GATTGGTCTGACATCGAATTTGGAATTTCTGAAGGTGTTGATTTTATCGCCATGTCCTTTGTAAATGATGCTGAATCTGTCAGGCATTTGAAAGATTACCTCACTATCAAATCACTCAA ATCTATTAGAGTTTTGGCAAAGATTGAGAGCTTGGAAGCCCTTCAGAAGCTGGAAGAAATCATCGAAGCTTCTGATGGAGTCATGATTGCCCGGGTTGATCTTGGAGTTGAAATTCCACTTGAACAGATTCCAACTGTCCAAGAGGAAATAACTCAAATGTGTAGGCAGCTAAACAAGCCAGTAATTGTAGCTTCTCAACTACTTGAATCCATGACTGAATACCCAACCCCAACACGTGCTGAG GTTGCAGATGTCTCTGAAGCTGTTCGACAGTATGCAGATGCCTTGATGCTAGCTGGGGAATCAGCCATTGGATTATTTGGGCAGAAGGCTCTTTCTGTCCTTCAAATGACCAGCAGTAGAATGGAGACATGGAGTCGTGTTGAAAACCGCCAAGATCTTCTGCAGCTACGGCAACTAGGAGTCTCGTTGCCTGATCGCATTGCTGAGCAGATTTGCAATTCTGCTGTCGGAATGG CTAACAATCTTGCTGTGGATGCAATTTTTGTATACACCAAGCACGGACACATGGCATCACTCTTGTCACGCAACAGACCAAACCCTCCCATATTTGCTTTCACAAATGATGAGAGTACCAAAATGGCTCTGAATTTGCAGTGGGGAGTTACTCCACTTCTTGTTCATCTATCAGATGACATGGAGTCTAACATCTCAAGCACAATCAATCTCATAAAATCAAAGGGTTTGGTGAAAGATGGAGACACAGTTTTGGTGGTCTCAGATGTCACACCAACTCGCTCTACCCCAATGGCAGTCCAATCAATCCAG GTACCAGAAATCGCAAAGACCAGTCCTAACTTGTTTACAGATGGTCATCCAACATGA
- the LOC101309594 gene encoding uncharacterized protein LOC101309594, whose translation MASLQIFKSTLSPSPVSQSCFTGKSRWVLSEIKFSGCYYMRRRRFRVCCKAQEADNKSNGEEPPESLFMKELRRRGMSPTSLLEEAERTEHGINDERGKEDRGFSSRNAVSTEVEKSLANQRERSMQLNSEGLEGLIPRGRLLLTLGGTFFLAFWPFIVISVALFAALYLYFGPTFIHDANNRLPISPPQYIDPYELLEDDRISQIAPRVK comes from the exons ATGGCTTCTCTTCAAATCTTCAAGTCCACCCTCTCTCCCAGCCCTGTTTCTCAGTCATGTTTCACCGGAAAATCCAGGTGGGTCTTGTCGGAAATCAAGTTCTCCGGTTGTTATTACATGAGGAGGAGGAGGTTCAGGGTCTGCTGCAAAGCTCAGGAGGCTGACAACAAAAGCAATG GGGAGGAGCCACCAGAGTCATTGTTTATGAAGGAACTGAGGAGGAGGGGTATGAGTCCGACTTCTTTGCTTGAGGAAGCAGAGAGGACTGAGCATGGAATCAATGATGAGAGGGGCAAAGAAGATAGAGGTTTCTCATCTAGAAATGCTGTGTCAACTGAAGTGGAGAAAAGTCTGGCTAATCAAAGGGAGCGATCCATGCAGTTGAACAGTGAAGGCCTCGAG GGGTTGATCCCTCGAGGAAGACTCTTGCTGACGCTTGGAGGGACATTCTTCCTCGCATTTTGGCCATTTATCGTCATAAGTGTAGCACTATTCGCTGCTCTCTACTTG TACTTTGGACCAACATTTATCCACGATGCAAACAACAGACTACCAATATCACCACCTCAATACATTGATCCGTATGAACTTCTGGAAGATGACAGGATTTCTCAAATAGCGCCTCGTGTAAAGTGA
- the LOC101309885 gene encoding tubulin alpha-1 chain-like: MRECISIHIGQAGIQVGNACWELYCLEHGIQPDGQMPSDKTVGGGDDAFNTFFSETGAGKHVPRAIFVDLEPTVIDEVRTGTYRQLFHPEQLISGKEDAANNFARGHYTIGKEIVDLCLDRIRKLADNCTGLQGFLVFNAVGGGTGSGLGSLLLERLSVDYGKKSKLGFTVYPSPQVSTSVVEPYNSVLSTHSLLEHTDVAVLLDNEAIYDICRRSLDIERPTYTNLNRLVSQVISSLTASLRFDGALNVDVTEFQTNLVPYPRIHFMLSSYAPVISAEKAYHEQLSVAEITNSAFEPSSMMAKCDPRHGKYMACCLMYRGDVVPKDVNAAVATIKTKRTIQFVDWCPTGFKCGINYQPPTVVPGGDLAKVQRAVCMISNSTSVAEVFSRIDHKFDLMYAKRAFVHWYVGEGMEEGEFSESAEGDDDEGEEY; encoded by the exons ATGAGAGAGTGCATTTCCATCCACATCGGCCAGGCCGGTATCCAGGTCGGCAATGCCTGCTGGGAGCTTTACTGCCTTGAGCACGGCATCCAG CCTGATGGCCAAATGCCAAGTGACAAGACTGTTGGCGGAGGAGACGATGCCTTCAACACTTTTTTCAGTGAAACTGGTGCTGGAAAGCATGTCCCTCGCGCTATCTTTGTCGATCTCGAGCCCACTGTTATCGATGAAGTGAGGACTGGAACCTACCGCCAGCTCTTCCACCCTGAGCAACTCATCAGCGGCAAGGAAGATGCTGCCAACAACTTTGCCAGAGGTCACTACACCATTGGCAAGGAAATTGTTGATCTTTGCTTAGACCGCATCAGGAAACTTGCTGACAACTGCACTGGTCTGCAAGGGTTCCTTGTTTTCAACGCTGTTGGTGGAGGCACTGGCTCCGGGCTTGGGTCCCTTCTGTTGGAACGTTTGTCTGTTGACTATGGAAAGAAGTCAAAGCTTGGGTTCACTGTGTATCCCTCTCCACAGGTTTCTACCTCTGTGGTTGAGCCCTACAACAGTGTTCTCTCAACCCACTCCCTCCTGGAACACACTGATGTCGCTGTTCTTCTTGACAATGAGGCAATCTATGATATCTGTAGGCGCTCTCTTGATATTGAGCGACCCACTTACACAAACCTCAACCGTCTTGTATCTCAG GTCATTTCCTCTTTGACTGCCTCCTTGAGGTTTGATGGTGCTCTCAATGTGGATGTTACTGAATTCCAGACCAACTTGGTTCCCTACCCCAGAATCCACTTTATGCTTTCTTCCTATGCACCTGTCATTTCTGCTGAGAAGGCTTACCATGAACAGCTCTCAGTGGCCGAGATTACCAACAGTGCGTTTGAGCCCTCATCTATGATGGCCAAGTGCGATCCTCGCCATGGGAAATACATGGCTTGCTGTTTGATGTACCGTGGTGATGTTGTGCCCAAGGATGTGAATGCCGCTGTTGCCACCATTAAGACCAAGCGCACAATTCAATTTGTTGACTGGTGCCCTACTGGATTCAAGTGCGGTATCAACTACCAGCCACCCACTGTTGTCCCTGGAGGTGACCTTGCCAAGGTGCAGAGGGCTGTCTGCATGATCTCCAACTCAACCAGTGTCGCTGAGGTCTTCTCAAGAATTGACCACAAGTTTGATCTCATGTATGCCAAGCGTGCTTTCGTGCACTGGTATGTGGGTGAGGGTATGGAGGAAGGTGAGTTCTCTGAG TCTGCTGAGGGTGATGATGATGAAGGGGAAGAGTACTAA
- the LOC101310175 gene encoding uncharacterized protein LOC101310175, with protein MPLSATLSPPTLSLFPQFQPPHQSNLHLPHNLTPFLKPKRLFTPQFAARRSPNYPQGGGGGGDGFVDDPRNWSRTINSEIDRPYGFDDEDEDAEDEDDDDEEDRSLDLLVRFVQNVFKKVSKRARRAVRSVLPVAIPTKLVGFSVNGVLLLAFLWVLKAFLEVICTLGSLVFVSILLIRGIWIGVAYVQENRNHKIGNFEDESRPWTGAQPAT; from the exons ATGCCATTATCGGCGACGCTCTCACCTCCAACACTCTCTCTCTTCCCTCAATTTCAACCCCCGCACCAATCAAACCTTCATCTCCCTCACAACCTCACTCCATTTCTCAAACCCAAACGACTCTTCACTCCCCAATTCGCCGCTCGACGAAGCCCTAATTACCCACAGGGCGGCGGCGGCGGCGGTGATGGCTTCGTCGACGATCCTCGCAATTGGAGCCGCACAATAAACTCCGAGATTGACCGGCCCTACGGCTTTGACGACGAAGACGAGGACGCTGAGGACGAAGACGACGATGACGAAGAAGATAGGAGCTTGGATCTGCTGGTGAGGTTTGTGCAGAATGTGTTCAAGAAGGTATCGAAGCGAGCCAGGAGGGCCGTCCGATCGGTTCTTCCCGTTGCAATCCCCACCAAGTTG GTGGGGTTTTCTGTGAATGGGGTGCTATTGCTGGCGTTTTTGTGGGTCTTGAAGGCATTTCTTGAG GTCATTTGCACCCTTGGTAGCCTAGTCTTTGTAAGCATCTTACTGATTCGTGGGATCTGGATTGGAGTGGCTTATGTACAAGAAAACCGCAACCATAAAATCGGCAATTTTGAAGATGAAAGCCGCCCATGGACTGGCGCACAGCCAGCTACCTGA
- the LOC101311072 gene encoding UDP-glycosyltransferase 74F2-like, translating to MERTHKAHCLVLTYPTQGHINPMLQFAKFLHHKGLKVTLVTTHFLLNTLQLHAGSSSCNVALETISDGYDEGGYAAAESADAYLNRFWEIGPLTLTKLLERMSSSEYPVDCIVYDAFMPWSLDVAKKFGIFGAVFFTQSCAVGNIYYHAHKGLMKLPVSGDDGEILIPGLQLPLEAVDFPSSLCDLGSNHAVYDMVVGQFSNVDEADWVLCNTFYELEPEVVDWMSKLWPLKTIGPTIPSMYLDNRLKEDKGYGVNLFKQNHDACMKWLNEQPKDSVVYVSFGSGSELGAEQMEELAWGLRISRSNFLWVVRESEAGKIPEGFVEEISEKGLVVSWCPQLEVLAHEAVGCFITHCGWNSTLEALSLGVPLLAMPQWTDQGTNAKYIMDVWKTGLRALPDENGIVKKDVVELCISELMEGEIGKESRRNAMKWKEVARSAMAEGGSSAKNIDEFIAKVVEYVQP from the exons ATGGAGAGAACTCACAAAGCTCATTGCTTAGTCCTAACCTATCCAACCCAAGGCCATATCAATCCCATGCTTCAATTTGCCAAGTTTCTCCATCACAAAGGACTCAAAGTCACACTGGTCACCACTCATTTTCTCCTCAACACATTACAACTCCATGCCGGATCCAGTAGTTGCAACGTTGCCCTCGAGACCATCTCCGACGGCTACGATGAGGGAGGGTACGCAGCAGCAGAAAGCGCAGACGCTTACTTGAACCGCTTTTGGGAAATAGGTCCGCTAACTTTAACTAAACTCCTTGAGAGGATGTCCAGCTCTGAGTACCCGGTAGATTGTATTGTTTATGATGCATTCATGCCTTGGTCTTTGGATGTTGCCAAGAAGTTTGGGATCTTTGGGGCTGTGTTCTTCACTCAGTCTTGTGCTGTTGGGAATATATATTACCATGCCCACAAAGGACTGATGAAGCTTCCTGTTAGTGGTGATGATGGGGAAATTTTGATCCCAGGGTTGCAGCTGCCGCTTGAAGCTGTCGATTTTCCGTCCTCTTTGTGCGATTTGGGGTCGAATCATGCTGTATATGATATGGTTGTTGGTCAGTTCTCGAATGTTGATGAGGCTGATTGGGTTCTCTGCAACACATTTTATGAGTTGGAACCAGAA GTGGTAGATTGGATGTCGAAGCTTTGGCCATTGAAAACAATAGGACCAACCATACCATCCATGTACTTGGATAACCGACTTAAAGAGGACAAAGGTTATGGTGTCAACCTCTTTAAGCAAAATCATGACGCCTGCATGAAATGGCTTAATGAACAGCCGAAGGATTCTGTTGTTTATGTGTCATTTGGTAGTGGATCAGAACTTGGAGCTGAGCAAATGGAGGAACTGGCTTGGGGACTGAGGATTAGCAGAAGCAATTTCTTGTGGGTGGTTAGGGAATCCGAAGCGGGGAAGATCCCGGAAGGGTTCGTGGAGGAGATATCTGAGAAGGGTTTGGTAGTCTCATGGTGTCCCCAACTGGAGGTTTTGGCTCATGAAGCTGTTGGGTGCTTTATCACTCATTGTGGTTGGAACTCCACATTGGAGGCTTTGAGTTTAGGGGTTCCATTGCTGGCAATGCCACAATGGACTGACCAAGGCACCAATGCCAAGTACATTATGGATGTGTGGAAAACTGGGCTTAGAGCTTTACCTGATGAGAATGGAATTGTAAAGAAAGATGTGGTAGAACTCTGTATAAGTGAACTGATGGAAGGAGAGATAGGAAAAGAGAGTCGAAGGAATGCTATGAAATGGAAAGAAGTGGCCAGATCGGCTATGGCTGAAGGTGGAAGTTCTGCTAAAAACATTGATGAGTTCATCGCAAAAGTAGTAGAGT